The nucleotide window CAGAATGTGATAGAGTAAGTTCACTCGGTGCACTATGAATAATTATCAGAATATCTATCTTGTTTACGCCATACAATCTGACCCTTACAAAAGTTTTGAGGACGTCGACTCTATACAGGTGTATTGGCGATAGGTAGGATGATGATGGACCAGAACAGGCATTTAAAACTCATATTATTGCCTAGGAGAGTATGCTGCAAACGAGGAGAAGAAGTTACAGTAGATAGCTTGTAATGCTAAATGTTTAAACATCTGTTTTTGTCAAACTAGCAAAGACGACAATTTCCATCACCATATACATGGATTCATAAGCATTTTGTGATTCTATATTGCGACACTTAAGTGTCAGTTAAGTTGACCAATTGAATTCATGTGTACACCTACTCCATTAAAGCAAGTTTTACGTCAAATCGACGGCTTTTATTCAAGGGGTCATAAGTCACAGCATAGTTAAAGAAGAGTGAAAGGTCAGTCATACACGACTACTGTAGCAAAACCATTTCTTATGTGCAGGCAGTCCTCTCCACAGTTCTAcagtcatgttttttttttcaaataaatcgAATTCAAACGGTAAAGATGGCAGATACACACTCCCATCGGGTGAATAATTACTCGATTTTACAATCGGTCTTTATTCGAGACATTCTTTTCAGAGATCACTCTTTTGTCGAATTCACTGGGTGGGAGCAAGACCTTATTATCAAAGTTCAGCGAATGAAACGTCATTTCTGATAAAATCCAAAATGCTACAAAAGCCTCGGCATCTTTGTAGCCCCCAGGGCGCAAAGGTTCGGGATTAGTAATTCGGTTTAAGATCAACGGctgagcaaaaaaaaattacaatgctaTAGGCTACCATTCTTTGTTGATGGTGTTTTCTGTACACTATTCAACTTTCCTTTCTTCTCAAACATTGCCCGCATATTTGACCCTCAGCAGAGCAATAGGCAGAATTCGTCTGTTGGGCACTGATTGGCCTAAATTTGAGTAAGGTCGACGCAAAATGATGCGCAAGGAGGGGACTATTGTACACCTCTGTTACTCTAGGTCGAAAGCGGCGCCTGTGAGAAGGGATCAACAGGTGGTCGGACATGATAAGCTTGAGTTTTCTGTGGTGAAATCATCTTTTCATATATGTGAAGCATCTTCATGTTCACATAAATGTTGACATAAATCGAATTATAAGTTGTTTGGAcaagtaaaataaataagaCTTCTGGCGTCACCACGGGTTGCAATGCGGTTGGTACAGTCCGAACGGTTGATTGAAGACGCTAAGGGCCCAGATTAAATTGCCTAACATGCCGATTATATATGTGACAAGGTTCTCTCCTGGTCAGTGTTCGAATTTGCTGTCTACGCGACACTGATTTTATCAGCAGACTTTGCCACAGTAGACGTCTAATGTGCCCAGGCACACAGTAAATTCACTTTTGATAACTACATACTTCTTTGGAATCAAAACATTGCTTCGTCCACACGCAATAGACCAGGTATGTCTAGGTAGACCGCTCTCGGGCTAAAACTTATCTGTTTTGAGAAGTAGGCCATATTTTACCAATTAGTCATCAAGCGGGCCATTGAATCGTTCGATGTCGGCCTAAACCGCCTCTTATCTTTTGAGAATACGCACTTTTACTCGTCCGACTATCTATAGCTGATAACTTGTATATGTCTGTGTCTCACTTTCGCTGGCCTGACAAATTTGGCAGAGCGATAGCAATAAGTTTAAAAACATCTTCCAAAGGGGGTACAATCGGTATGTGATCTGTGCACCATGAAGTGCAGAACTGTCGTTATTGGAATTTAGGCTCATTCATTCTCACATTTTGTCAATCTCATAATTTTGGCATCGACATTGATTGACCACTGACTAGACACGATATGGTCTAACGACTCCACTCTGGCATCCTTTAACGGTAATTGATAGAATGACCTAGTCTGTATGACCTGCGGTTTAATTTGCTTTTGCTTAACAACGAAGAGTTTGCCAACGCcaacaatgatttatttttgagaaaatggaacACGCTTGTCGAACTGTGCCTTGTGTTTTGGGTCATAAAAAGTCCTTGTTGAACGGGTTGATATGTGCACGCATTGATGATACTCAGTGCTGCTGGCTGCGTGTCGGCTCTTGGTATTGCTATAGTACAACCGCCGTAATTTTCTCAGTAGTTCTTCTATTTTCGTTTTactcatatttgcattttttgattTCTTATAAGGCATACACGATGGAAGGCGACAAAAGCCAAGAGGCGAAAGGCGACGACAGTAAGAACGCTTTCTTAATGGATGAACACGGCAACAAAGGCAAAAAGTCCGCGAGCGATGGACAAGCAAACCTGGCAGACAGCGACGACTATACTTGTGGAATAGGATCGTGGAGGCCGCGATGGCTTCAGGCTTTCGCAAATGTCAAAGTAGCCTTTGTCGTGATTATGTTGACGACGGTTATAACGACGCTGAACTTTGCTTCGTTTTCGACCGCAGTGGTCAGCTGGGAGCGACAGTTCGCCTTGTCGTCGACGGTTCTCGGAGCTTGCTTCACTTTCCTCGACCTCTCGTCCCTCATAGCACTGCCGTTGATGACCTACTTCGGCGGCCAAGCGACGAGCCACCGTCCTCGATGGATCGGATTCGGCATTCTGTTGTCCATATTCGGATTGCTAATTATCGGATTCACGCAATTCATATCGGACCCGTACGAGTACGGTGAAATGCCGGGCGGCTCTTTTAACTCCTCTTCCGGACTGTGCGTGCCTGGTCAAACCGGAGACTCAATTGCCGTTTCCAATCAAAGTCTCGTGACATTCTGCGAAGATTCAGCGTTATCTGGGAACAGCCTGACGGTACTACTCTGTCTGTTTCTCGGCTTGCTCTTAATGGGAGTCGGTATCACACCACTTTTCACACTTGGCGTGTCGTACATCGACGATAACGTGCAACGAAAGAAGGCGCCTCTATATTTTGGTAAGTGCATGTATTTTCCATCACTCCAtgacagaacaaaacaaaagaggGCGTTCACagtcaaaaagtactggtcaggcATCTAAACAACATATTTATGTAAATCTTGTGTCATCGAGTGCCAAACTTTCCGATAATTACGTCATCGAAACAGAGTATCGGATAACCAGCCTCATATTCATGCAAGACAAGTTTCATTTAAGATCGATGTAAAAAGTCCTGAATCATGCAAAGCGAATTATTTATGAACAACATGATGCATATACTAGGTGAAACAAAGTAATGCCTAGCTCTCTGTATCTTAGCTATCTATCATGACCTGGAGTGTGCCATAATGCTATTATGCTATTGTGCTATTATTCTGTCCATGAGGGTAACAGCATACCTCTGTTGCCCGAGGACCTGAGAGTCGCCATAAAACAGTATTTCGCGCGAGACCGTACAGTCCGAGGGAAACAGACTATTTTTAGCGACTCAACATCATACGTTTACCCAAATGTGGTCGGTCAATGTGTGTCTTGTAACACGTATCATCCAACTTTCTTGCctaaaaatcgacaattttctCAGCTATCTCTCGGTTACAGACAACATGTCCACCTTCTTTGTGCTTTATAGAATGTGAGCATGCGGAGACGGCACTTTCAAACTTCCGCAGTTAACAGTTGTTCCGAACTGTTAAACAGGTTAACAGATTTGAAAACTGTTAACCGATAACTTGCTCTTTGCCTGTATCAGCGTCAAAATGATGCATACTACGTGACCTTGAATGATCGAATCACAACAGAGAGCTTGGACGAGGTGTGTTAAAAAACTTAATGTTCTCTGTTTCTTGTAGGAATTCTTTACTCGATGTACGGCCTCGGCCCGCTGATCGGTTACCCAATGGCGGCGTACTACACCAACAAGTACGTAGACTACTACCGCGTAGACGAGTCCACGGTGGAAATCGATAAAACGGACCCCCGCTGGGTTGGTGCGTGGTGGATAGGGTTCTTTGTCAACGCTACCCTCCTCCTCTTTGCCGCGATACCGTTATTTCTGTTGCCCAAGAAATTAAGAAAACCAAAAGAAGACGTAGAAGAGGCTGAGAAAATAGAAGATGATATCAAAGAAGTTACCATGTCTGAGAAAATAAaaggtatgtatgcatgcatgcatgtatgcatgcatgcatgcatgtatgtatgtatgtatgtatgtatgtatgtatgtatgtatgtatgtatgtatgtatgtatgtatgtatgtatgtatgtatgtatgtatgcatgtatgcatgcatgcatgcatgcatgcatgcatgcatgcatgcatgcatgcatgcatgtatgtatgtatgtatgtatgtatgtatgtatgtatgtatgtatgtatgtatgtatgtatgtatgtatgtatgtatgtgtatttaatacatacgtacatatacgtatgtatgtatgtatgtgtgtatgtgtatttaatacatacgtacatgtatacatatatatatatatatatatatatatatatatatatatatatatatatatattatatcatgctatcatgcgccattctgattggacgagagctcattccaccgatgctaaaatactgttttagcactggtagcagtgctaaaacgggcccctaaaccagcattttcgaaacttgcccggtcggtgcatttgaacgtacctatctaaaccacagaccctcgagaaagacggtgaccgaagaccgaatttcgatacacagataaagtgtgggtctgtaactcacctcttggtgttaataagttgggatcgatgatgaaagacatctctgaagcagcacgtttggggtatgatgcacacaaatattagggcgacagtgcaccgtgcactttgcgggagtcgagacgcgatatatcctagtaccgctctttaaaatgaagatagtattcgttcatacacaaataaattgacacttcctcacagtaacggtatgtcagatattatttaccaaagtttgggctataacagatcgggatgtcctaacgatgtagaccaagaagttcaaaataacaatgggatgactcctggcgactgcgacgatatttgacatcaaatgcaacgagcagtgtcagcgtccagctctccctgcatcgggcaacacactcagaatctgcacaactgttcatcacagttgcagtcatcgcaagtctggattattttaaaactgcttgttttctggtacaattaacgtccaaattatccatcaaaaatagatcctgtaacttcactgtgccatcactgaatgtcgcgacggtatgcggtacagaatgatacaaatctatttttagtatgccaaaaaagccaggactattgttcttatgtaaatttacgaaaaaaattgttacttttttcttttgatttgaactcttgacccattttctgtgtgagtgcagcaggtattttttgacaagtatcgttcatgttgcatgcgaataaaatgcaatgtcgatatggacgtaatgcgtatttatcgtaggatactgtgtgcctgtacggaatcccaacttataaaaatgctcggtctcgggcgcagaatttccgacgttcgatctctcagacgtccgttttctgcatttggcgcttagagtgatgaaaatacccaagtaagacaacaaatacacgcaagttgatataatataatagcaataaccccttcgcagtcgggtatacactcgattttggtacaattcgctccatatagcactcgcctatcggctcgtgctatatgtcgcgcattgtaccaaaatctcgtgtataccctcctgcggcgggggtattgcttatatatatatatatatatatatatatatatatatatatatatataatatatatatatataatatatatatatatatatatatatatgataacaGAAATTATACACAATATTATTGACCGTCGCTTCTTACAAACATATAAGATAAAGATTCTACAGCGAAGCTCTGATAACATAGATCATTGTCGTCGCTATGACAACCACATCAAAACACAAGTTCTGCAAGATAATTTGTTAAGACAGAATGCCCTTCGGGGACAGaaagtcggactctcaaactttttacaatattcttttggcctaccacttgcgaggaatatttttgaaattcatggagtagataaaatatgaaaatcggGAATATTATTTTCCTCCGTAGAGatagcacagggatggcggccactttgaattcaaatatcgttgaatattgggttatttgtttgtctagtaccaaaatttgcacagtaatccccgattttattcttaattttgaaagaaaatgattgaGAGTTAAGTTGCTTgggtaaagtttgagcaaaagtttacagtctttcagtttcgaggcaaGAACTTCCTTAAGAAAGAATATTTGCGAGGTTCTGGTTTCTTCTGCACAGTTGCATACATAAAATAATAAGCTTACCGGCTCAAATCATAGATTTCTTTCCCGCTACAATTTTACAACACACCTTGGCTATCACTGAGCCGTTTAGTATCAATTCTCATATTCGCTTTTTGAACAACTGATTTAACAAACCTTGCCGATTACGTTCTTTGTTATTTGTGATGAAGAATTCCCACGAGCCATGAAGCGTCTCTTCACAAACTCCACACTTATGTGGGCAATAGCTGCCATGACTGCCGACGCCGCTCTGTTGAGTGCGGTGGCGCCCTTTTCGACTAAGTACGTCATCAACCAGTTCAGGACCAGCGTGTCTGTAGCCGCCATCATTGTCCGTGAGTACAATTTGTTGTAATTGTTTTGTTGCGAAACAAAGATAGGATGGTATCGGTGGACATGTACTCTCatgaaaaatgtttaaattttcatgaagtGCAAACACTGAAAATGGCAAATAGGCCTTCAAGTGGACAGTGCACAATATATAAGTATAAGACATGCACATACATAGCACACGAAATTCATTTCGTTCAAACATGGTCCCCTTTCCCTTCCAAATGACAGCATATCAATTTGAACTCCCTCTCAAAGACGACAATTTGCTGAAATAGGTTGTTTAAGTTTATACTTGTGTGAGATTTGAACAACAAAACATCTAAAACAAAATGTGAAGGGTGACTGACTGTCACTGAGTATTATTTGTTGTTTCGTGTATAGGGCCGTTCTTGACGTAATGGTGACATATAGTCTGCACACGGTCATCGGGACAGGGCTAAGGGACCGTTCaatttttacggccggggggggggggggcaaaatccaggggggtcatcataattttggaatccgcgaaggggggggggtcatcactttttcactggtaggaaagggggggtcaccacattttcaaaaacataatacctacaataaagttcacttttatgccatggccatgatcgaccctctttaccggcgggccgccttcggcggcccactacaataaatatactttatgtattacccatgaccctcttaacgggcagacgccttttgcggcccactccaattaggtttacttcatgcaatggccatgatcgaccctctttaccagcgggccgccttcggcggcccactactataaatatactttatgtattacccatgaccctcttaacgggcagacgcctttggcggcccactccaattaggtttacttcatgcaatggccatgatcgaccctctttaccggcgggccgcctgcggtggcccactacaataaattgactttattgtaataccccatgaccatcttaacggccggacgccttcagcggccctgttcagtaaagtttacttcgtgcaatggccatgatcgaccctctttttaccagcgggccacctttggttgcccactaaaataaagttgactttacgtaatggcccatggccctcttaaccggagggctgcctttggcgaaccactccaataaagtttactttatacaatgtccatggacataagttgtctatggaaatgaagttcaaaattgccttacagtcgtcctaattaacagacgtttgcatggatgtggctgagaagtttgtgcactggcatctctgctacacgtataaagtgcgccgcgtaccggagttcaaatccaaaccggtAAATTTGGcgtatgggttttggttatttttcagcggggggggggggggggtcatcaaatttttccgTCTGACAAGGGGGGGGTTCaacattttttcgcgaaaaatgcagggggggggggctatatttttttgaacaccggcgacaagattttgccggcccccaggccgtaaaaactgaacggtccctaacaaTAAACGCAAGGAATCTCATAATGAGCGTTTGTCGATTATCTACGGCCCCCTATAGCTAATTGTCATCTTTAGTACTTGTGAAGGACCCAGCATTCTGTTGTCCTCATGGTATAGAGCCACGGGTAGTCAGGTTTCCTGTCCAATTTCTGCCGTTGGCTGCGCTTTGCTTAGGAAAGTGGTACGATACGTACAGGGAAAAGCGAACACGTCCTTCCCTGGGGATGGAGGTGTCTTGGCCTGAGCGCGGATTTCTTGCTGCtattatttctatttattttaatagttttgacTGAGATATTGCTGATAAAGAGTAGGCTACCAACCTTGGGTGTCTTGGTCCTAGCATTGGTTTTGTAAAGATTTCGTCTGTTTCAAGTATATTTGTCCTGTGATAACTGTAAAAGgtcgtttctggtcaccgcgcgAGTCATCTCAGAACGTGCGCGTCATGACTTctttttgggggggaggggggggggttacatactcatcagctatgcttgatatccctgtttgcatgtccaaaaatgcttaaacgaaaacggaagtattatgcagtcagtgataaaagacaataaatgttgaatcaatagtgccaaaccagaattgttaggaataaaaaataaaaggggAAAAAACCGCGTCGCTGCATCACCCTTgttgaatgtcaaggaccagaaacatgttttttggcctaagctaagttttgttggttttattaTCTGATGGCTTTGATTGCCCAACGCATCAACAAGCAAGGGTAAGTTCGGATATCACCAAGTAATTTTGACAAAGTCGACAAAGAACGCACCAACAAGTGTATCTTCTGTTATACCATAGACAGCAGGCTCGCTTCTGCTTTCCATGGTTATAGACCTACTGGTGAGTACATTGGCGACATTGTCTGAGATAATCAgatgataatctggtgacagcgcaGCCAGTGGTAGCAATGGGGCAGGGAGCCAAACTAGTACAACAGGGTTTGTGGTCACTGAACATTCAACCTAATAGACTATAACTGCAAGATTTACGGAAGAGAAAATCGCAGAATTTTATCTCGAGGTTTAAGTCAGAAAACAGACTAAATTAAACGTGAGGGACGTATAAAATGTA belongs to Ptychodera flava strain L36383 chromosome 17, AS_Pfla_20210202, whole genome shotgun sequence and includes:
- the LOC139115816 gene encoding solute carrier organic anion transporter family member 2A1-like isoform X1, translating into MEGDKSQEAKGDDSKNAFLMDEHGNKGKKSASDGQANLADSDDYTCGIGSWRPRWLQAFANVKVAFVVIMLTTVITTLNFASFSTAVVSWERQFALSSTVLGACFTFLDLSSLIALPLMTYFGGQATSHRPRWIGFGILLSIFGLLIIGFTQFISDPYEYGEMPGGSFNSSSGLCVPGQTGDSIAVSNQSLVTFCEDSALSGNSLTVLLCLFLGLLLMGVGITPLFTLGVSYIDDNVQRKKAPLYFGILYSMYGLGPLIGYPMAAYYTNKYVDYYRVDESTVEIDKTDPRWVGAWWIGFFVNATLLLFAAIPLFLLPKKLRKPKEDVEEAEKIEDDIKEVTMSEKIKEFPRAMKRLFTNSTLMWAIAAMTADAALLSAVAPFSTKYVINQFRTSVSVAAIIVPIGFIIPSTIGIFTGGVLLRRFKPTLKKIARNITIVHLLCLLMIIPLMFIGCENYKFAGINYSYPSSSNGSIHDTSNGMDAKCNTECMCPPNSPFNPVCGSDGVTYSSACHAGCAARQQTSDPTAMTLSGCSCVENLKGNDEERVVAIMMYSTEGTTINQDGAQMDDELTIKFEHSTTDKVVAYNDTKAELYKTPMRNSTVIQLSTEKPSDVFSPHGGVAYNPSDDGGTARPGICGEQCTKQLIAFTVLLFCMSFIKSLPQTASLEILLRSVKPTEKPFALGIRAMFSQLFAWLPTSIYIGAIFDSACQYWGRNPCGDRGTCWVYDVDAYRLRYYAVIMFLKLLTVIFCFLTWFTLRGKAPTDREENGYKAVATSPDGNSSKPAKM